The Helianthus annuus cultivar XRQ/B chromosome 11, HanXRQr2.0-SUNRISE, whole genome shotgun sequence region TGTTACATAATGAGACTATTGAATCATACACATGGCTACTCCAAAAATTTCTTCAAGCACACAATGGAAAACAGCCACTCTTGATATTAACTGATCAGGATTGTGCTATGAAACAAGCTGTcgccaacgtgtttgacaagtccATCCACAGACTATGTATGTGGCACATTATTCAAAAGTTGCCAGCAAAGGTATTTGTTTCAAACATCTCTACAGCATAATGCCCTTACTTTGTACACATGGTTTTAAATATGGCATTTTAACtaaatgtacacatgtgtattattagcTATAATTCGTAcgtacacatgtgtacaccggAGTTCTATGATGGTGACatcgtttttttttctttattttctaGATCAAGGGTAACGACAAAAGGAACGCGGAAATCAAGAAAAAATTCCACAAACTTGTATGGAATGTTTACATCAAACCAGAAACCTTTGAAAAGAGATGGCATTTACTTATTGCTGAGTACGGTTTGGAAGAGCATTCTTGGTTGACTGAGATGTATTCGATTCGTGAACAGTGGATCCCAGGATATTTTCGCGAAATACCTATGTGTACGTTAATGAAGACCACTTCTAGGTGCGAAAGCGCTAACCATTTGTTCAAATCAAACTCTAGTCCACACAATACGTTGGTACAGTTTATGTTGTGCTACGATACGTCCGTCGATGGGTTACGAAATGACCAACGTGAACTCTCTTATCAAACAGACACCACTAATCCAGAATAAAAAACTAAATGGCCGATCGAACGTCATGCAAACGTAATTTATACTAGAAAAGTATTCTTGGATGTCCAAAAGGAAATTCTCAAGGGTAAGGAGAATAGCTACATTGCTGAACGATCAATATCAGATGGAGTAAACTGTTTCGTGATTGCTCACCAAGATCAGACATCAGAAGTTTTAAATGAGTTCAAGGTTAGCAACTAACACTTACAATATACTTTTTCTTTAATACATTTTTTCCAGCAATTCACCCTTAAATTGCAGGTCACGTTTAACAAAGAAGATCTATCAGTTACCTGCAAGTGTATGGGTTTCACCCGAAATGGATATCTATGTCGTCATGTGTTCTGTGTACTTGGCCATCATAACGTACATAAGATTCCAACACAATATATTCACCCAAGATGGAGGAGAGATGCTATTCCTAGCAGTGTGTATAGCCTTGAGAACAGGTTATCTGTTGAACAAAGCAGTAGCGGAAGATTATGGCGCAACATATTAGATAATTTGGAAATGTGTAGAGACAGAGTGAGAGGCAAGATTGATAAATTAGAGGAACTCGATGCTCAAGTACAGGCATTAAAAGATAAGATCTTTGCAGAAGTTCCATATGATCCGGAAGTTAATAAGAAGGCTATCGTCTACCAGGAAATTCTTTCGCATGCCATACCAGAGGAGCTCTCGTGTACTGCACCGAAGAAAATCCGTAACAAAGGCTGTGGAAAGAATAAACGACCGGTTGGCTCAAAAGAAATAGCAATAAAGAAATTCAAAAGAAAGAGAAGAAAATGTAGTGTTTGTGGGAAACGGGTAAGGAAGCATGATAAAAGGAATTGTCCAACTAAAAAAGGTAAACCAACGAAGGATGATTCATCTACCGAAGAAGTTGACGAGGAAGAAGACGATGACCATTATGAGTACGACGAAGGAAATGAAACCGGTACTGACGGCGAAGGAAACGAAACCGGTACTGATAGCGAAGGAAACGAAACCGGTACTGATGGTGAAGATAACGATAGTGACAGCTAGAAATTTTCTTGAACTTACAAACATTTTCAGAACAATTTGTTGAACCTTTTATttgtattgtttttttatttttattttagtgtttaatAATTGTTTTTGTGATCGCTTGATGCAAATTTGTTATTGACTTTGTTTGATGCATAATAagtgtttttgtgtttgtttgATGCATATTTGTTATTGACTTTCTTTTGATGcataataccacctgcaatcacGTACAGTAACATTCCTTTTTGTTAGAAAAAAACCTCCACAAAGACCTAATCAACATTCATGTTTGTTGGAAAAATCATAACATGAAAAACTTACACTTGTGTACTTATACAACCTGTAATCACTTACAATAACATTCCTgtttgttagaaaaaaaaacgtcCACAAAGACTTAATCACCATTTCCATTTTGTTGGAAAAATCATAACATGAAAACCGTACACTTGTGTACTGGTATGATATTATGTTCGTACACATGTGTATTGTATGTTTACATCAtaagtacacatgtgtaactGGTTTACACATGTTACAACTCTGCTCATTTTTTTACTATAAGAAACCCTTTAACTACATTCAAGAAAATTACCCACACTATACGTACATAACCAACCTTTCAAATACTTTGACATCCCAAATAACTTTACTAATGTGtgataaaatattattacaatgTTTCATAAAAGTAACAAACTACCAAACCATCAAACGGTTCTACTATAGCAATCACCACATTGGGTGCTAAAGACAGAATACGAAAAATTCAAACCAAAAAAACGTTAACTATTGTTAACCAATATAGACGTGCTAAAAGCAACCTATTCCGTGCGTATTTTCATGTTCGGCTGCTCCATCCAACACGCGACTACGGTGCTTGTTAGCCTCTAAAGTAACTAGCTTTATTGCGTACTTTTTCCTCAAATTCGTCAAGCACGCCTTCTTCTCCCTATGGGTTAGTGGGAACCCACTATCCCACTTCTCGGTTGTTACCCCAAACCACGTCTCCATATGCCTCATGACAAACACTCCACAATCCACGGAGTTGTTGACTATCTTCCATTCAAACTCCAACCTTACGACGTCCGCAATCTGAATTTCTGCACTCTTAGGATGATTCACCATTTTCAAATACTTACAGAAAATGTCTTTCTGAAACCAAAACATAATGTAATAACCAGTTAAAATGTGTTCACTAACAACTGACCTAGTTTATGTATTTAACTGCTACATACCACTTTGTAAGGTGTACTCTTTTGGAAGTAGTTGTCGTTGTTGATCAGGTGGATGGGGCTTTCGCTTGCGTCCATGTTGTCAATTACTGTTATCGCGTTGCTTTCCATATCAAAGCTCATCAAGTAAAAATGGTTATACTCAAGGATCGGAAAGCATATGACACAATACTCGGACAAACTCATTAACGATTCTTTTTGGTCAACAACCAAGAACAAGGCACTTTTGAATTTCTCAACACGCCCAGCTTCTCCGTGCTTCCTGTTCAATAACATATCCTCGTCCTGAACGCACAAATAAAAACCAATTTAAATTTCAATATTCTGTCACGCATACTTTACCATAAACTTCAAACTTATAATACACAGTTACACTTACAAAACAATTTGTATGGCCGAACAATCGCGGCTTTATTCCTTTGACTTTATCAGCATCCCCGAAAATATTAGATCCGCTGATTCGCTCCTTTTCCTCATAGTTTAGCATTGACGCAAAGCCATTTATTACTCCATCATTAATCCACTTACTTGGTTGTAAATCCAACATTTGAAAATGGTACAACCCAACGCCACTTTCAGTTTCGAAAACCAATTTTCTGCAAAATATGACAGTATTATCAGCAATGCGTTCAGTTAACCGTATCTACCGCAAATAACAAGCATACGAGTACAACTGTGTACCAAACCACATACACATGACTAACATGCAATATACAGGGTACACATGTGTAATCATGCAATACGCGCCCACAGAAATAACAACATTCACAGGGTACACATGTGTACTTCTAGTTACTGTTttatagtacacatgtgtacaataTACAAACCTATTTCGTACACACGTGTAATCCGTAGTTCCAGACATTTTCTTCAACATTAATTGATTGTTAGTATATACCAACATATACCAACATATACACGAGTGCACATTCAATACtcatttagttttctaaaacgagAATCATCCTTACGCATTCGTCCTCGCAACCTCATTCAGTTCCGTTTCAACCGCATTTTTCCCCATTCTTTTTCCCTGTCTTTTTCTTTGGTTGGGCGACCCTATCATACAAAACAACATTATTAAAAATATcttaaaatatgaaaaatttaACAATTCTCCCAGATTAAAAAGATACATACTCGGTGTCGTTCGCGCAACTTGACAAATATCTCCATAAGACCTTTTCGTTTTTGTCCAACCAGGTGTTGATATTCACGGATCTATGCAAGAATGGAGACTGCCCGTATTTCGATATCTTTTTCTTCCGCTTTCCCTTCCCTTCATCCTCCTTGACTTCCACCTGCTTTTGTATGATTGGATTTCTTTCAGTCACAGCATTTTTCGGGCACAGGTCGTCCTGCGTGATACCAAGACTGAACGACGGAATGTCATTCAGCTTCTGCGTATCATATGCACCTTCCATAACGTCCTTCAAAACATCCACTGATTTCATCATAATCTGCGTGAACGTTGATGCTATATGTGGCGTCCCAAGACCATCTACCTCTTCATTCATTTCTACATCATTGCCTTTTACATTCGCACCTAAACAATTAGATTAACCTAAGCTTACAACCTTGACTTAAACAACTTACACATAATAATTaacaaacataataataataactacCACTTTTTACACCAGTCGGACTAACAAAGTCGTCCGATTCGCCTTTCTCGCCAACTGCAGATCTGTTGAATATGCTTTTGTATCGCGCAAGAATATCAATGACGGGATCACTTTTCGGATAAGCAGTAATAAACTGGTTTATCGCAACCTCCATTCTACCTTTAACATCTTCTGCGTCGTCACACATTGCAAGAATGCTTGAAACATACCCCTTCACATTTAAACAAAATATTAAGACTGTACGATAACAAGTGTACACTAATGTACTTTCTCGATTAAAAAATATTCACCCCCGTCTAACTCATACCTCAACTGAACATGTATCGAAGGATTCAGGtcccttttcaacttcatcctTCGATAAATCAACCGCTTCTTCTTCGACATGTACATCACCATCTACATGGAACTCTTGGAGTTCTCTAAGTTCACCCATACCAAACCCTCCGTTCTTTATCTCCTGCTCTTTACGCATACTCATCCTATCTTTCGTCCAAAAATGTAGAGGAGACTCTTTGTGAAAATCTTCAAAACCCGGACAATTTGTGGCCTCAAgatataacaactatatttaaAGCATTTAAAAAAACAAAGTTTGTTAAGTACATATGTGTGCACTACAATAAAAATACACAGGTGTACATTATCAAAGTATAGTACATACCACCAAATAAGTGAGCGGTCCCCTAAAATAATCTTCCGGGTCGCATCTGTCCCAGTTATCCTTACAAGACTTCACAGCATCCATCATAAGTTGACACCAGTCATGATCTTTGAATTCCTTCTCCAGAGAAAACCAATCCAAGATGTTATACATCACGCTCCCGTTTTTTGTACTAACGATCATAGTAGATAAGATCAACATAACAAAGTCTACATTGAAAATAGTCCTATCCTCATAAGGATCTACTCTGATCTTATCTACTATGTTCTTAAAACTAATCGGACGCTTGGAAAACCTATCAGtccatttttttttcaaaggATGACCAGGTTCATCCTTCTTTTTCTTAGCCACCCTGGTGTCACCGAGTGGTAAACCTAATATTTTCCTAACTGATTCTTTATATACGCTTATATGCCTATCCCCAATTTGTATTTTCATACTCTCATTGTCTAACATATCTACCACATAATGACCCAGGTTTGCATTTACTTCGCTAAGATTGAATCCCAAAAACTGGCCAAAATCCATTTCTATGACGACTTCACGTTGCTATTTATTAATAACACGAACCGCTTCATATAGCTTATTAGGCGATGTCCTCGTTCGTATACTTGGTAGATCGTCCTCTGCCTTCACTTTTTTTTTCAGTTTCTTTGGCGATTTTTTGCTTTTCCTCTTTTTCAGGTTGAACATCACACCAACTACGTTATccttatcatcatcatcttctgcaactattttcaacaaaatttaaaaaaaaaattacgatCTGCCTAACACAATACCATACAaaaatacaaaacatttttaaaaaaaatcatacctTTGTTTTCAACATCCTTTTCGTCTTTATCATTCAAAGACGACCCAAACGACATTCCAATATCACCTTTCTTTCGCGAACCTAAATAATAAGATATTAAAAATTGTATTAAAAAatcaagtacacatgtgtacattcaGACTCCACATCATACCTATGCTTTCCTTTTGTAATACAACACCAGTCGGTTTGCTATTTAAACTTGTCGGTTGTGTACTCTGACTTTCTTTTATAACAACTGTAGACAATCAAAACAAACTCATTTAAATGGAATCACATTATCAATATAGATGCTGTTACTTTAAATTGAAATACAATTAATTTACCTTCTGGTACATCAGCGAACGGAACACTAACGGGTTTCATTTTTTGTCTTGTCCCATTTTTCTTCGACAACCTTTTCGCTCTCTGCCACCCATTTAAACTTTTCAATCTCTGCTGACTATCGCCGGTTGAACCTGCATTATCCGCTACAACGATTTTGCATTACATTTTCTTCAAATATTATCATGCTATTTTGTAACTAAAGTTTTAAATTATTGTTACTTGCCTTTGCCATTAATCAACCCAGCTTCACACGGTTGTTCCCTCTTTTTCCCCGGATTCCTTTCACATATACCATGGTCAATTTTTCCATGATCAACACCTACGGGCACCATTACAAAAAACATACATACAAAACCTTAAATTTAAAACAATAACATTATTAAACACATTTCTTCACAATTACCATCATCTTTCTTATCACGTACGTCCAAATCCTTTGCATGATCCTTCGGTTTCGAACAGTCCCTTGGTTCTTTTAACATCTTTGAACCtttttcaaaaacaacaaaattaaTCACGTATACAAAACTTACAAAACACAGCATAAAATCAATTTAGATAAAACATTTATATTACATTATAGACTATTAACTTTAAAACATTTTCACCTATGTTGTCCGTTTCTTCATCATCCGAACATTCAATGGGGCAATCTATTGTGTTACTAAATCTACTTGCCAAAATACGAGCTATCCTCTCGCTTTTTCCACCTACAAAATTAAGTTACATACGTTCCTATTAAATTTATTACCACCTATATTCAATCAATTTATTCTTTACATCtttcaaaaaaattaaaacttaCGTCTTCTCATTGTTACGTTTCGAACCTACAAAATGTAAACACAAATGAAATTACTAATACGTAAAACTTTAACCGTTGCAGTGACATCACGATATGGTACACAAATGTAACATCATTATTCAACCCAAAAAATAACACTTACAAAGGCAACCAACTACATAATAGGCATAACATATCACTTGTCAATATGATTACACAATTTCATACAGATACACAGGTGTACACATTTTCATGCCATTCATATTCATATGATCACACAATTTTGGGTACACATGTATACATGTGTACTTTGGAAACTACTTCTAGATCAGTTAAAACCATGGCATAAACCCCTACTTGTGATTAACAAAACTTTTAAGTAAACAAAATCAACACACAAAACAGAAATAATTAAAGTAGCCCTATGTACACTAGTGTACATCTCGAACTAAACAACATACACAGGTGTACTACTTTGGAAAACTACTTCTAGATCAGTTAAAACCATGGCATAAACCCCTACTTTTGATTAACAAAACTTTTAAGAACACAAAATCAACACACAGAACAGATATAATAAAAGTATCCCTATGTACACCAGTGTACATCTCGAACTAAACAACATACACAGGTGTACTGATTGTTTacaaatttaataaaacaaaccaACCTACCTACAATATTTTAAAAacaataacaacatcaaaacactcAAGCCCTAATTGCAAATAAAATCTTCAAACATTCAAGCCCTAATTCGGTTCTCACAGATTCAACGTAATCATACTCAGAATCCATTAAATCCTACTTATAACCGTAACATTGTACAATAATTCCAATAAGTAAACCACTTTCATAACAAAAACATTCAATCACTACTTCCGATTGGTGTTATTACTTCATTCAGTAAAGCAACGGAACATGCAACTAGTGTTTGAAACAATTAAAGAAGAGGTTTTTTCATTCTGTACCTTTGATTGATGAAGATGAAATTTTTCCGGCGATTAACAACCTACCGCCGCCGATGATAGCCTTTCTCCCGTCGCCGATTGTGAATAGAGACACATAGCGGTGGATATTTCAATGTAAAGGGAGGATGACATTATTTTAGGAAGTGaaaaatatcacgggatttcaaCTTGTTTATGGAAAGAATcttgaaatttttttaaatatattaattaacctaattacaattttacccttttgattttaataaaacaataaaaattaacatattaattacaattatgccactaAATTAATTATCAAGATCATATTAATCAACGGTTCAGATATGTTCACGTAGTTCACGCAGAGGAGGTTGTTCACGCtagaacctcaccctatatatatatatatatatatatatatatatatatatatatatatatatatatatatatatataggggaatgataaaacgaaaacccacttgagttgaggaAACTCAAAAAAACATTTATATAAACCCCatttaacatttttattttttttctaaaaaaataggaaatgtaacatacatatatttgaatatatatatatatatatatatatatatatatatatatatatatatgtccgaaaaaatgtaacatacaaattttgAACATTTAAAAAATACAGTAGGcgctttttacatttttttttataaaaatgttcaaTTACATTTACATTACATTCCCTGTTTTTTTCTAGAAAAACAGTAAATATGTTACATAGGGTTTTCttgagttttctcaactcaaataggttttcattttatctttcagctatatatatatatatcatataaaATATTCTTAATTTGTATATTTGCATAAAAAATAATAGGatgataaataataaataaaataattcaaAAGGAAAGTTACTTAAAATTAAAATCAATATAATAAAAGCACTTTAAACTCATCAAATTCCAATTTACTTACATATACAAGTGTAGTTtaaggatcctgtacattaatccagaagtgtgaaaagtgtgagaagtgtattataacactatatataacattatataacaccatataaacaccgtataacaatatgtaacaccatataacaccatataacactacgtaacactatataacactatataacaaatataacactatagtttatCTGATAGCaggtctatgatagatgtatagtgttatatattgttatatagtgtcatatagtgttacgtagtgttatatggtgttacatatatacggtgtttatatggtattatatatagtgttataatacacttctcacacttctggattaatgtacatgATCCCTACCCTACCAGTGTATATAATTTCTTATTAATTCAAATGTTACAGACAAAAGAATGATACATCACAAGGCTATAATGGAACCGAACAAACACCAAAAAagttttgttcgtgttcgttcattaaggaaattaacatgtttacgaactgttcatgaacgcaTACCAAACATAAATTTATGTTCGTGTTCTtttgttaaggaaattcagttgtgaattcgcgaacagttcgtgaacaccgGTCTCTCTAGAACAAAAACGAAAGCAAACGAATaaaaacgaacataaacgaacacttaacaagaaaaataaaaataagtagtTAAATAAACCATCAATGATAAATCAAACCACAAGAAGTATACTACAACCACCAAACAATAAATCTCGTTTAACTAATTTAGACATAATTATTTACTTGAACATAATTATTCAAAAGTTTAACTAACAgagacataattatcccaaaaatgtcaatgtccaaattttagctaacttagcaAAAAAAAATAGGTTttaagttttcaatatgtttaaataaaaggttaattatatattattttttaatataatcaaacgaacacgaacgaatgtaaataaacgaacatgaacgaaggtaaccgaacatattaccgaacgttcacgaacgcagttgaacgaacgagacatttgttcgtgttcattcgctAAGCCAACCGAACGATTTCTTTTTCGTGTTCGTTCACTGAGCCAACCGAACGATTTCTTTTTCgcgttcgttcgttaagctaattgAACAAACTTGtcgccgaacagttcacgaagTATTTCGATTCATTTACATTACTATTCGTCAATGTTAGTTAAAAAATAACTAAAGAAGctgtaaaataaaaaataataataaagaaaaatAGATTCAAAGTCATCAAACCAAACCCAATGCTACTAGTACTAGCACACACGTTGCACCATCTCCTTTATAGGGGTTATTGTTGCAGTACAAGTTAAATAGAAAAAAGAATAAAATAATGTCTAATGCTTCTTCTCTTCACATGATATGATATttaatttagagtaaattgccattttagtctctgtggtttgagccattttgtcagtttagtccaaaggtttcatttttaacatctggatccaaaaaggtttcatcgttaccattttggtccaactgacttaactccatctatatctgttaaagctgccaagggcttttttgtcatttcattttggtccaactgacttaactccatccatatctgacaaaaatgcccttggcagctttaacagatatggatagagttaagtcagttggatcaaaatggcaacgatgaaacctttttggatccagatgttaaaaatgaaacctttggactaaactggcaaaatgacccaaaccacagggactaaaatggcaattaactctttaatTTAACAAACGTTTTGCAGAGCGACCAGCGTCTGAAAAGAAATTTTTGTTGTTATCATCTTCTTTCTCCTTTGTTTTTCCTTTGAAAGTTAAAGGGGGATAGATAACAAAATTCTAAGAACATGGGGTGTGGTTTGCTTAGTCCCCAAAGAGACTACCCGCAACGTAGGCGTCACATCACCATGGGTGAAGGACCATCCTCTTGAAgactacccaagggtgtggaGGATAGTcctccccctccccccccccccccccttgatttagttaaattattaaaacaaagtaaattaaaataaaaaatttacatttaaataaaaaacctaaaattacatttaaataaaaactaaacattaaaaaaatacaacacacttaaaaaaaaaaacctaaagttacattaaaaaaaaaaactacacttCCTCActccatttttttttaat contains the following coding sequences:
- the LOC110888817 gene encoding protein FAR1-RELATED SEQUENCE 5-like is translated as MADPEIDNLNSDQNIGDNIFVTTMDHPESVASNVYETPNGTRYWTPIVPHGVKPVLKARFTTIEQAVAMYEEYAQLAGFGTCLGTSKKVKIGNEVITTRRYVLCSRAPVNKHKHKETNPDDIDSTSPSRRSNVKVTDCKACVKFRRIKKSTDYEIYGFVEEHNHGFTSPENLDLSLKRRKLDFSTQEFIAKCRNSNLGPTKSHKVHVAIKGGHHNVHGTVVDYKNCGRDIRDFIGDRDAQMIIDKFKARSENKVNYTFDTHIDDMELQLIFWCAGVSKLNYEAFGDVLAFDATYDMIFVPFTGVDHHKKCTIFGAGLLHNETIESYTWLLQKFLQAHNGKQPLLILTDQDCAMKQAVANVFDKSIHRLCMWHIIQKLPAKIKGNDKRNAEIKKKFHKLVWNVYIKPETFEKRWHLLIAEYGLEEHSWLTEIKVFLDVQKEILKGKENSYIAERSISDGVNCFVIAHQDQTSEVLNEFKQFTLKLQVTFNKEDLSVTCKCMGFTRNGYLCRHVFCVLGHHNVHKIPTQYIHPRWRRDAIPSSVYSLENRLSVEQSSSGRLWRNILDNLEMCRDRVRGKIDKLEELDAQVQALKDKIFAEVPYDPEVNKKAIVYQEILSHAIPEELSCTAPKKIRNKGCGKNKRPVGSKEIAIKKFKRKRRKCSVCGKRVRKHDKRNCPTKKGKPTKDDSSTEEVDEEEDDDHYEYDEGNETGTDGEGNETGTDSEGNETGTDGEDNDSDS